The proteins below come from a single Oerskovia jenensis genomic window:
- a CDS encoding dihydrodipicolinate synthase family protein: MGSVVDAMKPESLALLRAGTVVPAQPLALTADRRFDERRQRALTRYYHAAGAGGVAVGVHTTQFEIRDVGLYRPVLEMAAEVSRETTGGHAPAGSTVTGPRPLVQVAGASGPTAQAVAEAQVAAELGYDAVLLAPRVAGLSGTREEVERYLLDRARAVGEVLPVIGFYLQEAIGGPRLSVDFWREFAAIEAVVAVKAAPFDRYRTIDVLRGVAESGRADQISLYTGNDDAIIADLVSQVDVPVAGSASPYTARFVGGLLGQWAVWTRGAVETLRLAQAARGVAPNGTLTVPDDAALRLLVARQTALADANAAVFDSPNDFAGVIAGVHEVLRRQGLLEGIWCLDPAETLSPGQADELTRVTAAYPWLGASDDAFIAEHLDAWLG; encoded by the coding sequence ATGGGCTCGGTGGTCGACGCCATGAAGCCCGAGTCGCTCGCGCTCCTGCGCGCCGGCACGGTCGTCCCGGCTCAGCCGCTCGCGCTGACCGCCGACCGCCGGTTCGACGAGCGCCGGCAGCGCGCCCTGACGCGGTACTACCACGCGGCCGGGGCGGGCGGCGTGGCCGTGGGCGTGCACACGACGCAGTTCGAGATCCGCGACGTCGGGCTGTACCGGCCCGTGCTCGAGATGGCGGCCGAGGTCTCGCGCGAGACGACGGGCGGGCACGCGCCCGCGGGGTCCACGGTCACCGGCCCGCGCCCGCTCGTCCAGGTCGCCGGAGCCTCGGGACCGACGGCCCAGGCCGTGGCCGAGGCCCAGGTCGCCGCGGAGCTCGGCTACGACGCGGTGCTCCTCGCACCGCGTGTCGCGGGGCTGAGCGGCACGCGCGAGGAGGTCGAGCGCTACCTGCTCGACCGCGCGCGGGCCGTGGGCGAGGTCCTGCCCGTGATCGGCTTCTACCTCCAGGAGGCGATCGGCGGGCCGCGGCTCTCGGTCGACTTCTGGCGCGAGTTCGCCGCGATCGAGGCCGTGGTCGCGGTCAAGGCCGCGCCGTTCGACCGGTACCGGACCATCGACGTGCTGCGCGGCGTGGCCGAGTCCGGCCGCGCCGACCAGATCTCGCTCTACACGGGCAACGACGACGCGATCATCGCCGACCTGGTCTCCCAGGTCGACGTCCCGGTCGCGGGGAGCGCGAGCCCGTACACCGCACGCTTCGTGGGCGGCCTGCTCGGTCAGTGGGCCGTGTGGACGCGCGGGGCGGTCGAGACCCTGCGCCTCGCCCAGGCCGCGCGCGGCGTCGCCCCCAACGGCACGCTCACCGTGCCCGACGACGCGGCCCTGCGCCTCCTGGTCGCCCGGCAGACCGCGCTCGCCGACGCCAACGCCGCGGTGTTCGACTCCCCGAACGACTTCGCGGGCGTCATCGCCGGGGTGCACGAGGTCCTGCGACGCCAGGGACTCCTCGAAGGCATCTGGTGCCTCGACCCCGCCGAGACGCTGTCCCCCGGGCAGGCCGACGAGCTCACGCGCGTCACGGCCGCGTACCCGTGGCTCGGCGCGTCGGACGACGCGTTCATCGCCGAGCACCTCGACGCGTGGCTGGGATGA
- a CDS encoding hydroxyacid dehydrogenase, giving the protein MSRTPSVVSVSPALRAEFFAPAAWETLTALTDVVLVDDPATLGATLDARTGAAPSGPSRAQVLVISWGTPRLDAALLDGLPDLRLVAHTGASVKPFVTPELFARGVRVTQAGQGMAQSVGEVSVVFAMALLHQLPRFHHGLASGASWEDAEAAPPRYEIAGTRVGVIGASRTGRAAITMLRALGAEVVVADPTLSAADARALGVALLSLDDLLATSRITMVHAPTLPETHHLVGARELALMPDGAGLVNTARSWLTDEEALLREVASGRIDAALDVFDAEPLPVDHPFRTLPNVLLTPHHAAATVQGRLRQGSIVVEEIARFLAGEPLQHEVDEAALTQRG; this is encoded by the coding sequence ATGAGCCGCACCCCGAGCGTCGTCAGCGTCTCCCCCGCGCTGCGGGCCGAGTTCTTCGCGCCCGCGGCGTGGGAGACGCTCACGGCGCTGACCGACGTCGTCCTCGTCGACGACCCGGCCACGCTGGGTGCGACGCTCGATGCCCGGACGGGCGCTGCGCCGTCGGGCCCCTCGCGTGCGCAGGTGCTCGTCATCTCGTGGGGCACCCCGCGCCTCGACGCCGCGCTGCTCGACGGCCTGCCGGACCTGCGCCTCGTCGCGCACACGGGCGCGAGCGTCAAGCCCTTCGTCACGCCCGAGCTGTTCGCGCGCGGCGTGCGCGTGACGCAGGCCGGGCAGGGAATGGCGCAGTCGGTCGGCGAGGTGTCGGTCGTGTTCGCCATGGCCCTGCTCCACCAGCTCCCGCGGTTCCACCACGGCCTCGCGTCGGGTGCCTCGTGGGAGGACGCCGAGGCCGCGCCCCCGCGGTACGAGATCGCGGGCACGCGCGTCGGCGTGATCGGCGCGTCCCGGACCGGGCGCGCGGCGATCACGATGCTCCGCGCGCTCGGGGCCGAGGTCGTGGTCGCGGACCCGACGCTGTCGGCCGCGGACGCCCGGGCCCTGGGCGTCGCGCTTCTGAGCCTCGACGACCTGCTCGCGACGAGCCGCATCACCATGGTCCACGCGCCCACGCTGCCCGAGACGCACCACCTCGTCGGGGCACGCGAGCTCGCGCTCATGCCCGACGGCGCCGGGCTCGTCAACACCGCCCGGTCCTGGCTGACCGACGAGGAAGCCCTGCTGCGCGAGGTCGCGAGCGGACGGATCGACGCGGCGCTCGACGTGTTCGACGCCGAACCGCTGCCCGTCGACCACCCCTTCCGGACCTTGCCGAACGTGCTCCTCACCCCGCACCACGCGGCCGCGACGGTCCAGGGGCGGCTGCGGCAGGGTTCGATCGTGGTCGAGGAGATCGCGCGCTTCCTCGCGGGCGAACCACTGCAGCACGAGGTCGACGAGGCCGCGCTCACGCAGAGGGGCTGA
- a CDS encoding tRNA (cytidine(34)-2'-O)-methyltransferase gives MPHLVFFEPRIPGNTGNAIRLAAVTGARLHLVEPLGFDLDEPKLRRAGLDYHDLAAMEVHADLDAALASMPEARVFAFTTKATTRHTDVEYRPGDVLLFGPEPTGLPDDVLAHPRITDHVKIPMLPGRRSLNLTNSASIAIYEAWRQTGFAGGV, from the coding sequence CTGCCCCACCTCGTGTTCTTCGAGCCGCGCATCCCCGGCAACACGGGCAACGCGATCCGGCTCGCGGCCGTGACCGGCGCGCGCCTGCACCTCGTCGAACCCCTGGGCTTCGACCTCGACGAGCCCAAGCTCCGCCGCGCGGGCCTCGACTACCACGACCTCGCCGCGATGGAGGTCCACGCCGACCTCGACGCCGCCCTGGCCTCGATGCCCGAGGCGCGCGTCTTCGCGTTCACGACCAAGGCCACGACCCGGCACACCGACGTCGAGTACCGCCCGGGCGACGTGCTGCTGTTCGGCCCCGAACCCACGGGACTGCCCGACGACGTCCTGGCCCACCCCCGGATCACCGACCACGTCAAGATCCCCATGCTGCCCGGCCGCCGGTCGCTCAACCTGACCAACAGCGCGTCGATCGCGATCTACGAGGCCTGGCGACAGACGGGGTTCGCGGGCGGCGTGTGA
- a CDS encoding YcnI family copper-binding membrane protein: MKRSPKLLTVAAATTLLLALGASGASAHVSVNPDTTTAGSYALLTFGVPHGCGESSTTKVSIQIPEPITSVTPTVNPGWDVEKVMVTLATPIDDGHGGQLTERVGEIVYTAKSPLPDGYRDALVLSTKLPDAVGETLVFPTVQTCQEGESAWVQVAAEGEDPHDLDLPAPTLTITEAEDAHGDVETVSDAAASEAASADGTDDTADAAGSSDEPSSLPLVLSGIALVLGAAGLVLGGAAFARRPKA, translated from the coding sequence ATGAAGCGTTCACCGAAGCTCCTCACCGTCGCCGCGGCGACGACCCTGCTCCTCGCGCTCGGCGCGAGCGGCGCGTCCGCCCACGTGTCGGTCAACCCCGACACGACCACCGCGGGCTCCTACGCCCTCCTGACGTTCGGCGTCCCGCACGGCTGCGGCGAGTCGTCGACGACGAAGGTCTCGATCCAGATCCCCGAGCCGATCACGAGCGTGACCCCCACGGTCAACCCCGGCTGGGACGTCGAGAAGGTCATGGTGACCCTCGCGACCCCGATCGACGACGGTCACGGCGGCCAGCTGACCGAGCGTGTCGGCGAGATCGTCTACACGGCGAAGTCGCCGCTGCCCGACGGGTACCGGGACGCCCTCGTCCTGTCGACCAAGCTCCCCGACGCCGTCGGCGAGACCCTCGTCTTCCCGACCGTCCAGACGTGCCAGGAGGGTGAGTCCGCCTGGGTCCAGGTCGCGGCCGAGGGCGAGGACCCGCACGACCTCGACCTCCCCGCCCCGACCCTGACGATCACCGAGGCCGAGGACGCGCACGGGGACGTCGAGACGGTCTCCGACGCGGCCGCCTCGGAGGCCGCGAGCGCCGACGGCACTGACGACACGGCCGACGCGGCGGGGTCCTCGGACGAGCCGTCGTCGCTGCCCCTCGTCCTGTCCGGGATCGCCCTCGTGCTCGGTGCGGCGGGGCTCGTCCTGGGCGGCGCCGCGTTCGCCCGCCGCCCCAAGGCCTGA
- a CDS encoding copper resistance CopC/CopD family protein codes for MNVARVLRGVTTVVVSAAAGVVLMLASASPAAAHAVIVDSDPRDGSVVEDSPALLTLTFNEPVQVPPGGVALLDAAGTAVAVTPTAVDSRVEIAVPAVLDDGTYVVSWRVTSGDTHPVAGAFTFSVGAPSDTVAAPPEPSTSAAVSTLRRASQAFVYVGTLGVAGLVVFELLLLDATPGAMPVLRRRLDRRRRGLAVLAGAGLLVSVPVTAVWQAGRGVGALLEPEVWGAALGSESALAALLGLVGLVVATMFCPRAGRATRRRWPVPLALGAAALAATSLTVVGHTRTFGPAWLVLGADVLHVAAGSVWFGGILGLCLLLARSSGASAQRSARTVLRFSTVGAWLVLALALSGVLLGWRILGSLDALVTTGYGRTLLVKIALALSLVAIAAWNRYGLVPHVAEGPEGRLRLRRTVVAEASVLTVLLVVTGVLVSQSPVEAQTRAPVEAQSAVPAQEFDEPLGSGSLRARVTPGALGINSLELTVLDADGAPLDPVALPEVGLTQPELGIGPFTPTVTRTGPGTYLASIDLPMAGAWDVTVGVRTSKYENPVVTLPVEVSP; via the coding sequence ATGAACGTCGCCCGCGTCCTGCGCGGGGTGACGACGGTCGTGGTGTCGGCCGCGGCCGGGGTGGTGCTGATGCTCGCGTCAGCCTCCCCGGCCGCGGCCCACGCCGTGATCGTCGACAGCGATCCTCGCGACGGCTCCGTCGTCGAGGACTCCCCCGCCCTGCTGACCCTCACGTTCAACGAACCCGTCCAGGTGCCGCCCGGCGGCGTCGCGCTGCTCGACGCCGCGGGGACGGCCGTCGCCGTCACGCCCACGGCGGTCGACTCCCGGGTGGAGATCGCGGTGCCCGCGGTGCTCGACGACGGTACGTACGTCGTGAGCTGGCGCGTCACGTCCGGGGACACGCACCCGGTCGCGGGCGCGTTCACGTTCTCGGTCGGAGCACCGAGCGACACCGTCGCCGCACCCCCCGAACCCTCGACGTCGGCGGCGGTCTCGACGCTGCGCCGGGCGTCCCAGGCGTTCGTCTACGTCGGGACGCTCGGGGTGGCCGGCCTCGTGGTGTTCGAGCTCCTCCTGCTCGACGCGACCCCGGGCGCCATGCCGGTGCTCCGGCGTCGGCTCGACCGCAGGCGCCGGGGGCTCGCGGTCCTCGCCGGGGCGGGGCTGCTCGTCTCGGTACCGGTCACGGCCGTGTGGCAGGCGGGCCGCGGGGTCGGAGCGCTGCTGGAGCCCGAGGTCTGGGGCGCGGCCCTGGGGTCCGAGTCGGCCCTGGCCGCGCTCCTCGGTCTGGTGGGTCTGGTCGTCGCGACCATGTTCTGCCCCCGGGCGGGCCGGGCGACGCGTCGGCGGTGGCCCGTCCCGCTCGCGCTCGGCGCCGCCGCGCTGGCCGCGACCTCGCTGACGGTCGTGGGGCACACCCGGACGTTCGGTCCGGCGTGGCTCGTGCTCGGTGCCGACGTGCTGCACGTGGCCGCGGGGTCCGTGTGGTTCGGCGGGATCCTGGGGTTGTGCCTGCTGCTGGCGCGCTCGTCGGGTGCGTCGGCCCAGCGGTCGGCGCGCACGGTCCTGCGCTTCTCGACCGTGGGCGCGTGGCTCGTCCTCGCGCTCGCCCTGAGCGGCGTCCTGCTGGGCTGGCGCATCCTCGGCTCGCTCGACGCGCTCGTGACGACCGGGTACGGCCGGACGCTCCTGGTCAAGATCGCCCTGGCGCTGAGCCTCGTGGCGATCGCGGCGTGGAACCGGTACGGGCTCGTCCCGCACGTCGCGGAGGGTCCCGAGGGGCGTCTGCGTCTGCGCCGGACGGTCGTCGCCGAGGCGTCGGTCCTGACGGTGCTGCTGGTCGTGACCGGGGTGCTCGTCTCCCAGAGCCCGGTCGAGGCGCAGACCCGGGCCCCTGTCGAGGCGCAGAGCGCCGTGCCCGCCCAGGAGTTCGACGAACCCCTCGGGTCCGGGTCGCTCCGGGCCCGGGTCACCCCGGGCGCACTGGGCATCAACTCGCTCGAGCTGACCGTGCTCGACGCCGACGGCGCCCCGCTCGACCCCGTCGCTCTCCCCGAGGTCGGGCTCACGCAGCCCGAGCTGGGCATCGGCCCCTTCACGCCCACCGTCACGCGGACGGGCCCCGGGACCTACCTGGCCTCGATCGACCTGCCGATGGCCGGGGCATGGGACGTCACGGTCGGCGTCCGCACCTCGAAGTACGAGAACCCGGTCGTCACGCTTCCCGTGGAGGTCTCCCCATGA
- a CDS encoding DUF1775 domain-containing protein, whose translation MTRPTRPGTGSAVRRGAVPGHRTTRAGRRHGARAAAAIGLAALLTVTGVQGAAAHVLLETATPNGDGTTTLTFSFEHGCDGAPTTGLDVTLPAGVEAVSTAQPEGWAAEQEPGVVRWEGTPVADGTAARFEIVASITGTAGQAFWFPTTQTCTVGSSDWIDTDPSGGHPAPSFVATTATLVPQALPPGSPGGREGGSAGASLAQTLAAVAAASLAAASAGAWYLARRRS comes from the coding sequence ATGACGCGTCCCACCCGGCCGGGCACCGGCTCGGCGGTCCGCCGCGGTGCCGTCCCCGGCCACCGCACCACCCGGGCAGGCCGTCGGCACGGTGCCCGCGCCGCCGCGGCCATCGGCCTCGCCGCGCTCCTGACCGTGACGGGCGTGCAGGGAGCGGCGGCCCACGTCCTGCTGGAGACCGCGACGCCGAACGGGGACGGCACCACCACGCTCACGTTCTCGTTCGAGCACGGCTGCGACGGCGCCCCGACGACGGGCCTCGACGTGACGCTCCCCGCAGGGGTCGAGGCGGTCTCGACCGCCCAGCCGGAGGGTTGGGCCGCGGAGCAGGAGCCGGGCGTGGTCCGCTGGGAGGGGACCCCCGTCGCCGACGGCACCGCCGCCCGGTTCGAGATCGTCGCCAGCATCACGGGCACCGCCGGTCAGGCGTTCTGGTTCCCCACGACCCAGACGTGCACCGTGGGCTCGTCGGACTGGATCGACACCGACCCGTCGGGCGGGCACCCCGCGCCGAGCTTCGTCGCGACCACCGCGACGCTCGTCCCGCAAGCCCTCCCCCCGGGTTCCCCAGGTGGCCGGGAGGGCGGCTCGGCGGGCGCGAGCCTCGCGCAGACTCTCGCGGCAGTGGCGGCGGCCTCGCTCGCCGCGGCCTCCGCCGGCGCCTGGTACCTCGCCCGGCGTCGCTCCTGA
- the xylB gene encoding xylulokinase, with translation MSAVLVAGIDSSTQSCKVVVRDAATGTLVRSGSASHPDGTEVSPDAWWAAFRTAAEVAGGLDDVAALAVGGQQHGMVVLDADGEVIRPALLWNDTRSAGAAQDLIRELGAGDPGAGAKAWAEAVGSVPVASLTVTKLRWLRDAEPQNAARVAAVALPHDWLTWRIAGYGPRSEGLEPDLGALVTDRSDASGTGYFDASADGGRGAYRTDLLELALGRSDVALPRVLGPGESGGVAAGTAAGAGVPDGALIGPGAGDNAAAALGLGMRAGDVAVSIGTSGVVSAIAASPTADASGLVNGFADATGNYLLLGVTLNASRVLDATARVLGVDHAGLSRLALQAPAGADGLVLVPYLEGERTPNRPDASGTLHGMRLATMTPAHLARAAVEGMLCGLADGLDALRAQGVQVERLQLIGGGAQSEAVRRIAPQVFGLPVTVPEPGEYVADGAARQAAWVLSGEAEAPRWETSSSTGYDADPEPGIRARYAAVRDLT, from the coding sequence ATGAGTGCCGTCCTCGTCGCAGGGATCGACTCCTCGACGCAGTCGTGCAAGGTCGTCGTCCGCGACGCCGCGACCGGGACGCTCGTGCGCTCCGGGTCGGCCTCGCACCCCGACGGGACCGAGGTCTCGCCCGACGCCTGGTGGGCGGCGTTCCGCACCGCGGCCGAGGTCGCGGGCGGGCTCGACGACGTCGCGGCCCTGGCCGTGGGCGGCCAGCAGCACGGCATGGTCGTGCTCGACGCCGACGGCGAGGTGATCCGTCCCGCGCTCCTGTGGAACGACACCCGCTCGGCCGGCGCCGCGCAGGACCTGATCCGTGAGCTCGGCGCCGGGGACCCCGGCGCCGGGGCCAAGGCGTGGGCCGAGGCCGTCGGGTCCGTGCCCGTCGCGTCGCTCACCGTGACCAAGCTGCGCTGGCTGCGCGACGCCGAGCCGCAGAACGCGGCGCGGGTCGCGGCCGTGGCGCTTCCGCACGACTGGCTGACGTGGCGCATCGCGGGCTACGGGCCGCGGAGCGAGGGCCTCGAGCCCGACCTCGGCGCGCTCGTGACCGACCGCTCGGACGCGTCCGGGACGGGCTACTTCGACGCCTCGGCCGACGGCGGGCGCGGTGCCTACCGCACCGACCTGCTCGAGCTCGCGCTCGGACGCTCGGACGTCGCCCTGCCCCGGGTCCTCGGGCCGGGGGAGTCTGGTGGTGTGGCGGCGGGGACGGCAGCCGGGGCGGGCGTCCCGGACGGGGCCCTGATCGGCCCCGGCGCGGGGGACAACGCGGCCGCGGCCCTGGGCCTCGGCATGCGTGCGGGCGACGTCGCGGTCTCGATCGGGACCTCGGGCGTCGTCTCCGCGATCGCTGCGTCCCCCACGGCCGACGCGAGCGGGCTCGTCAACGGCTTCGCCGACGCCACGGGCAACTACCTGCTGCTCGGGGTGACCCTCAACGCGAGCCGCGTCCTCGACGCGACCGCGCGGGTCCTGGGCGTGGACCACGCGGGCCTGTCCCGGCTCGCGCTCCAGGCCCCGGCGGGAGCCGACGGTCTCGTGCTCGTCCCCTACCTCGAGGGCGAGCGCACGCCGAACCGGCCAGACGCGAGCGGCACGCTGCACGGCATGCGCCTCGCGACCATGACGCCCGCGCACCTCGCGCGGGCCGCCGTGGAGGGCATGCTGTGCGGCCTGGCCGACGGGCTCGACGCCCTGCGCGCGCAGGGCGTGCAGGTCGAGCGCCTCCAGCTCATCGGGGGCGGCGCGCAGTCCGAGGCGGTGCGGCGCATCGCACCGCAGGTCTTCGGCCTGCCCGTCACGGTCCCCGAGCCGGGCGAGTACGTGGCCGACGGCGCGGCTCGCCAGGCGGCGTGGGTGCTGTCGGGCGAGGCGGAGGCTCCCCGGTGGGAGACGTCGTCGAGCACGGGGTACGACGCGGACCCCGAGCCCGGGATCCGTGCGCGGTACGCGGCGGTGCGCGACCTGACCTGA
- the xylA gene encoding xylose isomerase, producing the protein MTEPAHLDEETVVADAIDQNINFSFGLWTVGWTGQDQFGGASRPHLDPAESVRKLADLGAWGFTFHDDDVVPFGSDDATREQLLGEVKKAADETGLTIEMVTTNLFSHPVFKDGGLTSNDRGVRRYALRKVLRNVDLTASLGAKTFVMWGGREGTEYDGAKDLHSAHERYAEGLDLTAAYIKDQGYDIKIALEPKPNEPRGDIFLPTIGHALALIAKLEHGDIVGLNPETGHEQMAGLNYTHGLAQALWAGKLFHIDLNGQRSIKFDQDLVFGHGDLLSAFFTVDLIESGFPNGGPRYEGPRHFDYKPSRTENEVGVWDSAKANMETYSMLARKSAEYRADPEVQAAFKHAGVFELGESTLGAGETVADLIADRAAYEEFDVEAAAERDFGFVRLNQLALKHLIG; encoded by the coding sequence ATGACGGAGCCGGCCCATCTCGACGAGGAGACTGTCGTGGCTGACGCGATCGACCAGAACATCAACTTTTCCTTCGGCCTGTGGACCGTGGGCTGGACCGGCCAGGACCAGTTCGGCGGAGCCAGCCGCCCCCACCTCGACCCGGCCGAGTCCGTGCGCAAGCTCGCCGACCTGGGCGCCTGGGGCTTCACGTTCCACGACGACGACGTCGTGCCCTTCGGCTCCGACGACGCGACCCGCGAGCAGCTCCTCGGCGAGGTCAAGAAGGCCGCCGACGAGACCGGCCTGACCATCGAGATGGTCACGACCAACCTCTTCTCCCACCCCGTCTTCAAGGACGGCGGCCTCACCTCGAACGACCGCGGCGTCCGCCGCTACGCGCTGCGCAAGGTGCTGCGCAACGTGGACCTCACGGCCTCGCTCGGCGCCAAGACGTTCGTCATGTGGGGCGGCCGCGAGGGCACCGAGTACGACGGCGCCAAGGACCTCCACTCCGCGCACGAGCGCTACGCCGAGGGCCTCGACCTCACCGCCGCGTACATCAAGGACCAGGGCTACGACATCAAGATCGCGCTCGAGCCCAAGCCCAACGAGCCCCGCGGCGACATCTTCCTCCCGACCATCGGGCACGCCCTCGCGCTCATCGCGAAGCTCGAGCACGGCGACATCGTGGGCCTCAACCCCGAGACGGGCCACGAGCAGATGGCCGGCCTGAACTACACGCACGGGCTCGCGCAGGCCCTGTGGGCCGGCAAGCTCTTCCACATCGACCTCAACGGCCAGCGGTCCATCAAGTTCGACCAGGACCTCGTGTTCGGGCACGGCGACCTGCTCTCCGCGTTCTTCACGGTCGACCTCATCGAGAGCGGCTTCCCCAACGGCGGACCCCGCTACGAGGGCCCCCGCCACTTCGACTACAAGCCCTCGCGCACCGAGAACGAGGTCGGTGTCTGGGACTCGGCCAAGGCCAACATGGAGACCTACTCGATGCTCGCGCGCAAGTCCGCCGAGTACCGGGCCGACCCCGAGGTCCAGGCCGCGTTCAAGCACGCGGGCGTGTTCGAGCTCGGCGAGAGCACCCTGGGTGCGGGCGAGACCGTCGCCGACCTGATCGCGGACCGCGCGGCCTACGAGGAGTTCGACGTCGAGGCCGCGGCCGAGCGTGACTTCGGCTTCGTGCGCCTCAACCAGCTCGCGCTCAAGCACCTGATCGGCTGA
- a CDS encoding ROK family transcriptional regulator, translating to MNRDESSTGVRTPTRARPTAARQHTLREYNLALVSQALFDAPRPRSRADIAATTGLTRATVSVLVDQLIEARLVRELPPVTPLRAGRPAVPLTPAERTIVGLGLEVNVDYLGGTVLDLTGQVVAQEVVPGDLHGSDPAEVLGRLGTLARRLVEQVEAQDMQVAGARLALPGLVDARAGRLQVAPNLGWSSFLPLPLLGLPDRLPVEIANEANLAGLAQLVAPVRPGAPVGEPGSAAPSGPPTRPDDAAPPVPSSFLYVSGEVGIGSAIVIDRELFLGNRGWSGEIGHVVVDPHGPRCLCGATGCLEQYAGKDAMLRAAGIPLDAPIERFLDALEEGTPSAREAATSAGTALGRALANFVNLVDIETVLLGGIYTDLLPYLREALTTELTTRVLASPWTELDLRPALVAGHAAMIGGARTVLRDVVAAPSAWTTSD from the coding sequence GTGAACCGCGACGAGTCCTCGACCGGCGTCAGGACGCCCACCCGGGCGCGCCCCACGGCCGCCCGCCAGCACACCCTGCGCGAGTACAACCTCGCCCTGGTCTCCCAGGCGCTCTTCGACGCGCCCCGCCCCCGCTCGCGTGCCGACATCGCGGCGACGACCGGACTCACGCGCGCCACGGTGTCCGTGCTCGTCGATCAGCTCATCGAGGCCCGCCTCGTGCGCGAGCTCCCACCGGTGACCCCCCTGCGCGCCGGACGCCCCGCCGTCCCCCTCACGCCCGCCGAGCGGACCATCGTCGGACTGGGCCTCGAGGTCAACGTCGACTACCTGGGCGGCACCGTCCTCGACCTCACGGGGCAGGTCGTCGCGCAGGAGGTCGTACCGGGCGACCTGCACGGCAGCGACCCGGCGGAGGTCCTCGGACGCCTGGGCACGCTCGCCCGCCGCCTCGTCGAGCAGGTCGAGGCCCAGGACATGCAGGTCGCGGGCGCGCGCCTCGCACTGCCCGGCCTGGTCGACGCCCGCGCGGGCCGCCTCCAGGTCGCCCCCAACCTCGGCTGGTCCTCGTTCCTGCCCCTGCCGCTGCTCGGCCTGCCCGACCGCCTGCCCGTCGAGATCGCCAACGAGGCCAACCTCGCGGGGCTCGCGCAGCTCGTGGCCCCGGTCCGGCCGGGCGCCCCGGTCGGGGAGCCGGGGAGCGCCGCACCCTCCGGCCCCCCGACACGGCCCGACGACGCCGCTCCCCCCGTGCCGTCGTCGTTCCTCTACGTCTCGGGCGAGGTGGGAATCGGCTCCGCGATCGTGATCGACCGCGAGCTCTTCCTCGGCAACCGGGGCTGGAGCGGCGAGATCGGGCACGTCGTGGTCGACCCGCACGGGCCGCGCTGCCTGTGCGGAGCCACCGGCTGCCTCGAGCAGTACGCGGGCAAGGACGCGATGCTGCGCGCGGCCGGCATCCCCCTGGACGCGCCGATCGAACGGTTCCTCGACGCGCTCGAGGAGGGCACGCCGTCGGCCCGCGAGGCCGCGACGTCGGCCGGGACCGCGCTGGGGCGCGCACTCGCGAACTTCGTGAACCTCGTCGACATCGAGACCGTGCTGCTGGGCGGGATCTACACCGACCTCCTGCCCTACCTGCGCGAGGCCCTGACGACCGAGCTCACGACCCGCGTGCTCGCGTCGCCCTGGACCGAGCTCGACCTGCGGCCCGCGCTCGTCGCGGGGCACGCGGCCATGATCGGCGGGGCACGCACCGTGCTGCGGGACGTGGTCGCGGCGCCGTCGGCGTGGACGACGAGCGACTGA
- a CDS encoding ABC transporter ATP-binding protein, which produces MRGVSIELAAGQEPVGIVGPSGVGKSTLMSALLGEVKPSSGTVTWGGRTVTRLGRRDKKTFKAAVRRVSQDGLPGIDPASTVTHVLKSGLTDARKGGRPSGQSIEDLLDLVALEHRYADRPLRTLSGGERQRVALARALATRPDVLLLDEPLTALDPTMRGEIAGRVKETATRLGTGVLLVSHDLELVHRMTSSAHLLVDGEFVESGPLQQVLAESEHPVVRELAEAAPLAVQRWS; this is translated from the coding sequence CTGCGCGGCGTCTCGATCGAGCTCGCGGCGGGGCAGGAGCCCGTGGGGATCGTCGGCCCGTCGGGCGTCGGGAAGTCGACGCTCATGAGCGCGCTGCTGGGCGAGGTCAAGCCGTCGAGCGGGACCGTGACGTGGGGCGGACGGACCGTGACGCGTCTCGGACGCCGCGACAAGAAGACGTTCAAGGCCGCGGTGCGGCGCGTGTCGCAGGACGGCCTGCCCGGCATCGACCCCGCGAGCACCGTGACGCACGTGCTCAAGTCCGGGCTGACCGACGCACGCAAGGGCGGGCGCCCCTCGGGGCAGTCGATCGAGGACCTGCTGGACCTCGTCGCCCTCGAGCACCGCTACGCGGACCGCCCGCTGCGCACCCTGTCGGGCGGCGAGCGTCAGCGCGTGGCCCTGGCCCGGGCGCTCGCGACCCGGCCCGACGTGCTGCTCCTCGACGAGCCGCTCACGGCGCTCGACCCGACCATGCGCGGCGAGATCGCCGGGCGGGTCAAGGAGACGGCCACGCGGCTCGGCACGGGCGTGCTCCTGGTGTCGCACGACCTCGAGCTCGTGCACCGCATGACGTCGTCCGCGCACCTCCTGGTCGACGGCGAGTTCGTCGAGTCCGGCCCGCTGCAGCAGGTCCTCGCGGAGAGCGAGCACCCCGTGGTCCGCGAGCTCGCGGAGGCCGCCCCGCTCGCGGTCCAGCGCTGGAGCTGA